One genomic region from Diachasmimorpha longicaudata isolate KC_UGA_2023 chromosome 18, iyDiaLong2, whole genome shotgun sequence encodes:
- the LOC135170893 gene encoding O-glucosyltransferase rumi homolog, which yields MYILQFTLLSLICLNVLCTEEFCSIESDTGCQQSSQKPRILEGLDNKYEGYLKAIQDAENNFKECKAQNCGCFKKIISKDLLPFREKGINEQLIELSQSRGITYQIIDKNLYRSRECMFPSRCAGIEHFLFKVMDNLTDTEFVINTRDYPQSSKHFGTSLPVFSFSKTSDYYDVMYPAWSFWEGGPAIALYPRGLGRWDQHRSSLNEARKSIPWDRKENKAFFRGSRTSSERDNLVLLSRDHPQLVDAQYTKNQAWKSDEDTLHRPPASEVSLEDHCKYKYLFNYRGVAASFRHKHLFLCNSLVFHVGDEWLEFYYDVMKPWIHYIPVPKDASQHELKRLISFARDHDEVAKKIAQRGRDFVWKRLRMSDVTCYWRKLLQEYSKLLKYKPRLRKDVMKLNKV from the exons ATgtatattttacaatttacTTTACTGTCTCTAATCTGCCTAAACGTGTTATGCACCGAGGAATTCTGCTCCATCGAGAGTGACACTGGGTGTCAACAAAGCAGTCAAAAGCCTAGAATTTTAGAAG gTCTCGACAATAAGTACGAAGGTTACCTGAAGGCCATCCAAGATgcagagaataattttaaggAATGTAAAGCTCAGAACTGTGGCTGCTTCAAGAAAATTATCAGCAAAGATTTGTTACCATTCAGGGAGAAGGGAATCAACGAGCAGTTGATAGAACTATCACAATCAAG GGGCATAACGTACCAAATTATCGACAAAAACCTGTACAGAAGTAGAGAATGCATGTTTCCCTCGAGGTGTGCTGGAATAGAGCattttctcttcaaagttATGGACAACCTCACTGACACTGAATTCGTCATCAACACGAGAGACTATCCCCAGTCCAGTAAACACTTTGGGACTTCACTTCCAGTATTTTCTTTCAGTAAG ACATCTGATTACTACGACGTAATGTATCCTGCTTGGTCCTTCTGGGAGGGTGGTCCAGCAATAGCTCTGTACCCTCGAGGCCTAGGACGTTGGGATCAGCATCGTTCGTCCTTGAACGAAGCGAGGAAATCGATCCCTTGGGATCGAAAGGAGAATAAAGCATTTTTCAGAGGCTCCAGGACTAGCTCAGAAAGGGATAATCTGGTGCTATTGAGCAGAGATCATCCCCAATTGGTTGACGCACAATACACGAAGAATCAAGCTTGGAAGTCAGACGAG GACACCCTCCACAGACCCCCAGCATCAGAGGTATCTCTGGAGGATCATTGTaaatacaaatatttatttaactatCGAGGAGTCGCTGCTTCCTTCAGACACAAACATTTATTCTTATGCAATTCTCTGGTGTTTCACGTTGGAGACGAGTGGCTGGAGTTTTATTACGACGTCATGAAACCCTGGATTCATTATATTCCAGTTCCTAAGGATGCGAGTCAACACGAATTGAA ACGATTGATCTCATTCGCCAGAGACCACGACGAAGTAGCTAAAAAAATAGCTCAACGAGGGAGAGACTTCGTCTGGAAGAGATTACGAATGTCAGATGTAACTTGTTACTGGAGGAAGCTCCTCCAGGAGTATTCTAAACTGTTAAAATATAAACCAAGACTGAGGAAAGACGtcatgaaattgaataaagtatga
- the LOC135170894 gene encoding rhodopsin-like has product MEHIVANVTSTLELLSLNSTSETLMNHVATMGPKAARQWMRYSNQTVADKVPEEMLSLIDPHWYQFPPMDPLWHKLLGLVMIVIGILGWSGNGVVVYIFLFTPSLRTPSNLLVINLAFSDFLMMIIQSPPMVVNCWYETWVLGPLMCDIYAMVGSLCGGASIWTMTAIAYDRYNVIVKGMSGTPLTITRALIQILIIWSFSFLWTILPMLGWNRYVPEGNMTACGTDYLTKDWVSRSYILVYSVFVYYTPLFTIIYSYWFIVSAVAAHEKAMREQAKKMNVASLRSGEQDSTSAEAKLAKVALTTISLWFMAWTPYLVINYTGIFETATISPLFTIWGSLFAKTNACYNPIVYGISHPKYRAALQQKLPCFVCGTTEQTKSGGGDTASQTTTATGKA; this is encoded by the exons ATGGAACACATTGTTGCTAACGTAACGTCAACGCTGGAGCTGTTGTCCCTCAACTCAACATCAGAAACACTGATGAATCATGTTGCAACGATGGGACCTAAGGCCGCCCGACAGTGGATGCGCTACAGCAATCAGACTGTCGCTGACAAAGTACCCGAGGAAATGCTGAGTTTGATTGATCCCCATTGGTATCAATTTCCCCCGATGGATCCACTCTGGCATAAATTACTGGGGTTGGTGATGATTGTCATTGGAATACTGGGCTGGTCTGGCAATGGCGTCGTAgtttacatatttttatttaccccATCGTTGAGAACACCGTCCAATCTCCTGGTTATCAATCTGGctttttccgattttctcaTGATGATTATACAGTCCCCTCCAATGGTAGTTAATTGTTGGTACGAGACGTGGGTACTGG GTCCCCTGATGTGTGACATCTACGCAATGGTGGGTTCCCTCTGTGGTGGTGCATCCATATGGACAATGACAGCAATAGCCTACGATCGTTACAACGTCATCGTCAAGGGAATGTCGGGGACACCATTGACGATAACCAGAGCCCTCATTCAGATCCTCATAATCTGGTCTTTCTCCTTCCTCTGGACAATACTGCCCATGTTGGGGTGGAATCGATACGTTCCTGAGGGCAACATGACCGCCTGTGGCACCGATTATCTCACCAAGGACTGGGTGTCAAGATCCTACATTCTCGTTTACAGTGTCTTCGTTTACTACACACCATTATTCACGATAATCTACAGCTACTGGTTCATCGTATCCGCAGTTGCTGCTCATGAGAAGGCGATGAGAGAGCAAGCCAAGAAGATGAATGTCGCTTCTCTGAGAAGTGGTGAACAGGACTCCACTAGTGCTGAAGCTAAATTGGCTAAAGTTGCTTTGACAACGATATCTTTGTGGTTTATGGCGTGGACACCATATCTTGTCATTAATTACACGGGAATTTTTGAAACAGCGACAATCAGCCCACTGTTTACTATCTGGGGATCACTCTTCGCTAAGACCAATGCCTGCTACAATCCCATTGTCTATGGTATCAGTCATCCCAAGTACAGAGCAGCTCTTCAGCAAAAGTTACCCTGCTTTGTCTGTGGAACGACTGAACAGACGAAAAGTGGAGGTGGTGATACAGCTTCCCAGACTACTACAGCTACGGGAAAGGCTTAG
- the LOC135170896 gene encoding COMM domain-containing protein 2: MMISPDHKPHLLFLLEQPVQVVQDFCKLVTDYLQKGPNLKLYAAAAQKLEVESKVIQNSVEGLVYLLVECTKNRLNLEAFKTLINDVGFTDERESLLCSLYTERQQELHDALADVGFNVPQYHNMEWRFEVQVASRTLLHQVVPSIALDLTLKNAGKSSPEEHVLLQSDPRNLLHLTHELEAAIQEGRSQHIRKIKRSIK; this comes from the exons ATGATGATATCACCTGATCACAAACCACACCTGTTGTTTTTGTTGGAGCAGCCAGTTCAGG TGGTCCAGGATTTCTGTAAATTAGTTACTGATTACCTGCAGAAGGGACCCAACTTGAAATTATATGCAGCTGCAGCGC AAAAGCTCGAAGTGGAATCCAAAGTCATTCAGAATTCCGTGGAGGGATTGGTGTACTTGCTCGTTGAGTGCACGAAAAACCgg TTGAACCTCGAGGCATTTAAGACCCTGATTAATGACGTCGGTTTTACTGATGAGAGGGAATCACTCCTGTGCTCACTCTACACCGAGAGACAGCAAGAACTTCACGATGCACTGGCTGATGTTGGATTCAATGTACCACAGTACCACAATATGGAATGGAGATTCGAAGTACAG GTCGCGTCGAGAACTCTGCTCCATCAGGTAGTGCCCTCCATTGCGCTGGATTTGACCTTGAAAAATGCTGGCAAATCATCTCCAGAAGAGCACGTACTCCTCCAATCTGATCCCCGAAATCTCCTCCATTTAACTCATGAACTGGAGGCGGCTATTCAAGAGGGTCGCAGTCAGCACATTCGCAAGATCAAGAGgagtataaaataa